A genomic region of Pseudomonas sp. MPC6 contains the following coding sequences:
- a CDS encoding VRR-NUC domain-containing protein, whose amino-acid sequence MALLPVTANPLDDPFYYLNNFMQVLDWLEHRYADVLSVEEQRFIGDFYQLPRPSRALLVRMVMRRGIHFRTSKLQYAEIGDTASAAGPLLALGWIDEQAPLSVAELFEVLLKAEILQCLGAAIDQPKGKKTDWLPALSERFPEARCFSLWCEALDDRLFSLTIMGLCDRLRLMFFGNLYQDWSEFVLADLGIFTYEKVEFCADSRGLRSREDVDACVFLHDCQQRFEAGDALAGIVEQVNGLALDNPWLQRRRDKLLFQMGQYCERTADFATALGIYRECAWPGARLRLIRVLERCGEYQLALDLASHAEQSAQSAAEQQHLLRVLPRLRRKLGGPPIKRSSPREMLRLDLQLPRTDPALSVEYHVQAHLAEEAAPVHYVENSLINSLFGLLCWPAIFAPLPGAFFHPFQRGPVDLLNEDFHLRRADLFQACLGELDDGRYRQTIRDRYAAKRGVQSPFVFWGVLSEELLDQALDCLPADHLKHWFHRLLLDIKANRAGMPDLIQFWPQDKTYRMIEVKGPGDRLQDNQLRWLEFCHEHQMPIAVCYVQWAEQSA is encoded by the coding sequence ATGGCCCTTTTACCTGTGACTGCAAATCCCCTCGACGATCCGTTCTACTACTTGAACAACTTCATGCAAGTGCTTGATTGGCTTGAGCATCGCTATGCCGATGTGTTGAGTGTCGAGGAGCAGCGGTTCATCGGCGATTTCTACCAGCTGCCCCGACCCTCCAGGGCGCTGCTGGTACGGATGGTCATGCGCAGGGGCATACACTTTCGGACGAGCAAGCTGCAGTACGCCGAGATCGGCGACACCGCGAGCGCTGCCGGCCCGTTGCTGGCGCTGGGCTGGATCGACGAGCAGGCGCCGCTGTCGGTCGCGGAACTGTTCGAGGTGCTGCTCAAGGCCGAAATCCTCCAGTGCCTTGGCGCGGCCATCGATCAGCCCAAGGGCAAGAAGACCGATTGGCTGCCGGCATTGAGCGAACGGTTTCCCGAAGCCCGATGCTTCAGCCTCTGGTGCGAGGCATTGGATGACCGACTGTTCAGCCTGACCATCATGGGGCTGTGTGATCGCCTGCGCCTGATGTTCTTTGGCAATCTTTACCAGGATTGGTCGGAGTTCGTGCTGGCCGACCTGGGGATTTTTACCTATGAAAAAGTCGAGTTCTGCGCCGACTCCCGGGGCTTGCGCAGCCGCGAGGACGTGGATGCCTGCGTGTTCCTGCATGACTGCCAGCAACGTTTCGAAGCCGGCGATGCGCTGGCCGGCATTGTCGAGCAGGTCAACGGGCTGGCGCTGGACAATCCCTGGCTGCAACGTCGTCGCGACAAGCTGTTATTCCAGATGGGGCAATATTGCGAGCGCACCGCCGATTTCGCCACGGCCCTGGGCATTTACCGCGAGTGCGCCTGGCCTGGCGCGCGGTTGCGCCTGATTCGCGTGCTGGAGCGCTGCGGCGAGTATCAGTTGGCGCTGGACCTGGCCAGCCATGCCGAGCAGTCCGCGCAAAGTGCCGCCGAACAGCAACACTTGCTGCGGGTATTGCCCCGACTGCGGCGCAAGCTCGGCGGACCGCCCATCAAACGTTCGTCCCCTCGGGAAATGCTGCGCCTGGACCTGCAACTGCCCAGGACCGATCCGGCGCTGTCGGTGGAATATCATGTCCAGGCTCACCTGGCAGAAGAAGCAGCACCGGTGCATTACGTGGAGAACAGCCTGATCAACTCGCTGTTCGGGCTGCTGTGCTGGCCGGCGATCTTCGCGCCCTTGCCGGGGGCGTTTTTTCACCCGTTCCAGCGGGGGCCGGTGGACCTGCTCAATGAAGACTTCCATCTGCGTCGGGCTGACCTGTTCCAGGCCTGCCTGGGCGAACTCGATGACGGACGTTACCGCCAGACCATCCGTGACCGGTATGCCGCCAAGCGGGGCGTGCAATCACCGTTCGTGTTCTGGGGCGTATTGAGCGAGGAGTTGCTCGACCAGGCCCTCGATTGCCTGCCGGCCGACCACCTCAAGCACTGGTTCCATCGCCTGCTGCTGGACATCAAGGCCAATCGCGCCGGCATGCCGGACCTGATCCAGTTCTGGCCGCAAGACAAGACCTACCGCATGATCGAAGTCAAAGGCCCCGGCGATCGCCTGCAGGACAACCAGTTGCGCTGGCTGGAGTTCTGCCATGAGCACCAGATGCCGATTGCCGTGTGCTACGTGCAATGGGCGGAGCAAAGCGCGTGA
- a CDS encoding ATP-dependent DNA helicase — translation MSYSIAVRALCEFTAKVGDLDLRFTPSPTALEGIVGHRTVASRRSEGYQSEVALEGQYQTLQIKGRADGYDPVQNCLEEVKTYRGDLSKQPANHRQLHWAQAKIYGWLMCRKLQLARINLALVYFDIVSEKETCLVEAFGAPELGQFFEHHCRLFLQWAEQEMAHREGRNRAAQQLAFPHADFRPGQRHLAESVFKAVSTGRCLMAQAPTGIGKTVGTLFPMLKALAPQQLDKVFFLTAKTPGRKLALDAAQVILQSAEAPPLRVLEMIARDKACEHPDKACHGESCPLAQGFYDRLPAARQAASELTLLNQSALREVALEHAVCPYYLSQEMARWADVVVADYNYYFDFSALLFGLAQANNWKVAVLVDEAHNLVERGRQMYSASLDQSTLNAVRKTAPPALKTALQRVNRQWNALHDLQLGAYQAYDKAPEKLLQALSSCSASIGDYLNDHPQGLDSALQGFYFDMLQFCRVAELFDEQFLFDISKRDLERKKNLSQLCLRNVVPAGFIRPRLTAARSTVLFSATLSPRHYYADLLGTPANTVWIDVESPFHADQLQVHIVSQISTRFVHRQSSLAPIVELIARQFSQRPGNYLAFFSSFDYLQQVAQLLAQRHPHINLWAQSRGMAEGPRQDFLDQFTADSQGIGFAVLGGAFGEGIDLPGARLIGAFIATLGLAQLNPVNEQVKHRMAAIFGAGYDYTYLFPGVQKVVQAAGRVIRTQQDQGVVMLIDDRFGDSKVKQLLPRWWTIAPATYVARHPPEQALIEDAAQGCAQPALF, via the coding sequence GTGAGCTACAGCATCGCGGTTCGCGCGTTGTGCGAGTTCACCGCCAAGGTCGGCGATCTTGACCTGCGCTTCACGCCGTCGCCGACTGCACTGGAAGGCATCGTCGGGCATCGCACCGTGGCGTCCCGGCGCAGCGAGGGTTACCAGAGTGAAGTCGCACTCGAAGGCCAGTATCAAACGTTGCAGATCAAGGGCAGGGCGGACGGCTACGACCCGGTGCAAAATTGCCTGGAAGAAGTCAAAACCTATCGCGGTGACTTGAGCAAGCAGCCCGCCAACCACCGCCAGCTGCACTGGGCGCAGGCGAAGATCTACGGCTGGCTGATGTGCCGGAAACTGCAACTGGCCCGGATCAACCTGGCGCTGGTGTACTTCGACATTGTCAGCGAAAAGGAAACCTGCCTGGTCGAGGCCTTCGGCGCGCCAGAGCTGGGGCAGTTTTTCGAGCACCATTGCCGCCTGTTCCTGCAGTGGGCCGAGCAGGAAATGGCCCACCGCGAAGGACGCAATCGCGCGGCGCAGCAACTGGCGTTTCCCCACGCCGACTTTCGTCCGGGGCAGCGTCATCTGGCTGAATCGGTGTTCAAGGCGGTCAGTACCGGGCGCTGCCTGATGGCCCAGGCACCTACGGGGATCGGCAAGACCGTCGGCACCTTGTTTCCAATGCTCAAGGCCTTGGCGCCGCAGCAACTGGACAAGGTGTTCTTCCTGACCGCGAAGACCCCGGGCCGCAAACTGGCGCTGGATGCCGCGCAAGTCATTCTCCAGAGTGCCGAAGCGCCACCCCTGCGGGTTCTGGAAATGATCGCCCGGGACAAGGCCTGCGAGCATCCGGACAAAGCCTGTCACGGCGAATCCTGCCCGTTGGCCCAGGGTTTCTATGACCGCTTGCCCGCGGCGCGCCAGGCCGCCAGCGAACTGACCCTGTTGAACCAGAGCGCCTTGCGTGAGGTGGCGCTTGAACATGCCGTGTGCCCGTATTACCTGAGCCAGGAAATGGCCCGCTGGGCCGATGTAGTGGTCGCCGACTACAACTATTATTTCGATTTCAGCGCGTTGCTGTTTGGCCTGGCCCAGGCCAACAACTGGAAAGTCGCGGTGCTGGTGGACGAAGCGCATAACCTGGTGGAGCGGGGGCGGCAAATGTACAGTGCCAGCCTCGACCAATCGACCCTCAACGCTGTGCGCAAAACCGCCCCGCCAGCGCTGAAGACGGCCTTGCAGCGGGTCAACCGGCAGTGGAATGCCCTGCATGACCTGCAGCTCGGCGCCTATCAGGCGTATGACAAGGCACCGGAAAAATTGCTCCAGGCCCTGTCGTCCTGCAGTGCGAGTATCGGCGATTACCTGAACGATCATCCTCAAGGCCTGGACAGCGCCTTGCAGGGCTTTTACTTCGACATGCTGCAGTTTTGCCGGGTCGCCGAACTGTTCGATGAACAGTTCCTGTTCGACATCAGCAAGCGCGACCTCGAGCGCAAGAAAAACCTGTCGCAGCTGTGCTTGCGCAATGTGGTGCCCGCCGGGTTCATCCGCCCGCGCCTGACGGCTGCGCGCAGCACCGTGTTGTTTTCCGCGACCCTGAGCCCGCGCCATTACTACGCCGATCTGTTGGGCACGCCGGCGAACACGGTGTGGATCGATGTCGAATCACCTTTTCACGCCGATCAGTTGCAAGTGCATATCGTCAGCCAGATCTCCACCCGGTTCGTTCATCGCCAGTCGTCCCTGGCGCCGATCGTCGAGCTGATCGCCAGGCAGTTCAGCCAGCGCCCCGGCAACTACCTGGCGTTTTTCAGCAGCTTCGATTATTTGCAGCAAGTGGCGCAGTTGCTGGCGCAAAGACATCCCCATATCAATCTGTGGGCACAGTCTCGAGGCATGGCGGAAGGGCCGCGGCAGGATTTTCTCGATCAGTTCACCGCCGACAGCCAGGGCATCGGTTTCGCCGTGCTGGGCGGGGCGTTCGGCGAAGGCATCGACTTGCCCGGGGCGCGCCTGATCGGTGCATTCATTGCCACTCTGGGGCTGGCGCAGCTCAACCCGGTCAACGAGCAGGTGAAACATCGCATGGCGGCGATTTTCGGTGCCGGGTATGACTACACCTACTTGTTCCCCGGGGTGCAGAAAGTGGTCCAGGCGGCGGGGCGGGTGATTCGCACCCAGCAGGATCAAGGGGTCGTCATGCTGATCGATGACCGGTTTGGCGACAGCAAGGTCAAGCAACTGCTGCCGCGCTGGTGGACGATTGCGCCCGCGACTTATGTTGCGCGCCACCCCCCCGAGCAAGCACTCATCGAGGACGCCGCCCAGGGTTGCGCACAGCCCGCGTTGTTTTGA
- a CDS encoding PAS domain-containing sensor histidine kinase: MSEDRSKATIIDDSRLRLLIDAVIDYAIYMIDPDGIITSWNAGARRFKGYEEAEILGQHFSRFYTDEDRRAGLPQRALNTAITEGRFEGEGWRVRKDGTHFWCHVVIDPIIDPTGKLLGFAKITRDLTDRKMAEETLKQSEQQFRLLVQSVTDYAIYMLAPDGRLTNWNLGAQRIKGYMPEEVIGQHFSMFYTPEDREAGEPQRTLSIAIRDGRFENKGWRVRKDGTRFMAHVVVDPIWGDTGTLLGFAKITRDITEATQAQQVLEQTREALFQAQKMQAIGQLTGGIAHDFNNLLTVILGNLEIVRKRVGDDPRITRLVDNATQGALRGVSLTQRMLAFARRQELKAEPVEIPALVQGISGLLRSSLGPSVVLETSFSTELEPILADVNQLELAVLNLATNARDAMPHGGKLVISARTEEVRDQLQFTPMKGRYVCLSVRDTGEGMDETTLASAMDPFFTTKGVGKGTGLGLSMVHGFIEQLGGRFILKSQKDAGTTAELWIPVATTGSVATPATDEETAPPVPRLCVLVVDDDSLVLTSTCLLLEDLGHRVISAVSGALALKALDAEPAIDLVISDMAMPQMNGAQLAQAIRTRKPDLPIILATGYAERLEGFATKLPRLSKPYTQLNLVEIIASTMK, encoded by the coding sequence ATGAGCGAAGATCGAAGCAAAGCCACCATCATCGATGACAGTCGGTTGCGCCTGTTGATCGATGCTGTGATTGACTATGCGATCTACATGATTGATCCCGATGGCATCATCACCAGCTGGAACGCCGGCGCCCGGCGTTTCAAGGGGTATGAGGAGGCGGAGATCCTTGGCCAGCACTTCTCGCGTTTCTACACCGACGAAGATAGACGCGCAGGCCTGCCCCAGCGCGCATTGAATACGGCCATCACCGAAGGACGTTTCGAGGGCGAAGGCTGGCGGGTGCGCAAGGACGGCACGCACTTTTGGTGCCACGTGGTCATCGACCCGATTATCGACCCGACGGGCAAATTGCTGGGGTTTGCCAAGATCACCCGGGACCTGACCGACCGCAAGATGGCCGAAGAGACCCTCAAGCAAAGCGAGCAGCAATTCCGCCTGCTGGTGCAAAGCGTCACGGACTACGCGATCTATATGCTCGCCCCGGACGGCCGCCTGACCAACTGGAATCTCGGGGCCCAGCGCATCAAGGGCTATATGCCCGAAGAAGTGATCGGGCAACATTTTTCGATGTTTTATACCCCGGAGGACCGCGAGGCCGGCGAACCGCAACGAACCCTGTCCATTGCCATCCGTGACGGGCGGTTCGAAAACAAGGGCTGGCGCGTGCGCAAGGACGGGACGCGGTTCATGGCGCACGTGGTGGTCGATCCGATCTGGGGCGACACCGGCACGCTACTCGGTTTTGCCAAGATCACCCGTGACATCACCGAAGCCACCCAGGCCCAGCAGGTCCTCGAACAAACCCGCGAGGCGCTGTTCCAGGCGCAGAAAATGCAAGCCATCGGCCAGCTCACCGGAGGCATTGCCCACGATTTCAACAACCTGTTGACGGTGATCCTCGGCAATCTGGAAATAGTCCGCAAGCGCGTGGGTGACGACCCGCGTATTACCCGGCTGGTGGACAACGCCACCCAGGGCGCCTTGCGTGGCGTATCGCTGACCCAGCGCATGCTGGCGTTTGCCAGGCGCCAGGAACTCAAGGCCGAACCTGTCGAGATTCCGGCGCTGGTGCAAGGTATCTCCGGCTTGTTGCGCAGCTCCCTCGGGCCTTCCGTGGTCCTTGAAACCAGCTTTTCAACCGAACTCGAACCCATTCTGGCCGACGTCAATCAGCTTGAACTGGCGGTGCTGAACCTGGCGACCAACGCCCGGGATGCAATGCCCCATGGCGGGAAGTTGGTGATCAGCGCCAGAACGGAAGAGGTTCGCGACCAACTCCAGTTCACCCCGATGAAGGGCCGCTATGTCTGCCTGAGTGTCAGAGACACGGGGGAAGGCATGGATGAGACCACGCTGGCCTCGGCGATGGACCCGTTCTTCACCACCAAGGGGGTGGGTAAAGGCACGGGCCTGGGGTTGTCGATGGTGCATGGTTTTATCGAACAACTGGGCGGGCGATTCATCCTCAAGAGCCAGAAAGACGCGGGCACGACCGCAGAACTGTGGATACCCGTCGCCACGACCGGTTCGGTTGCCACGCCCGCTACCGACGAAGAAACCGCACCGCCGGTGCCTCGCCTGTGTGTGCTGGTGGTGGACGACGACAGCCTGGTGCTGACCAGTACCTGCCTGTTGCTCGAAGATCTCGGGCATCGGGTGATCAGCGCGGTATCCGGGGCGCTGGCGCTGAAAGCGCTCGATGCCGAGCCGGCCATCGACCTGGTCATTTCCGACATGGCCATGCCGCAGATGAATGGCGCGCAATTGGCGCAGGCCATTCGAACCCGCAAACCTGACCTGCCGATCATCCTCGCGACCGGCTATGCCGAACGGCTGGAAGGCTTTGCCACGAAACTGCCGCGCCTGTCCAAACCCTATACCCAGCTCAATCTGGTGGAGATCATTGCCTCGACCATGAAATGA
- a CDS encoding hemerythrin domain-containing protein codes for MNAIDLLKADHERVKGILTQLSESTERGVKKRGELLAKLEMEITIHTRIEEEVLYPAYKKAGGKEQDVMYYEAKEEHRTVDSLVLPDLKVTDPSTPEFAGRVKVVKELLEHHIEEEETEMFPQAKKLLGKATLEELGAQMETLKAQYKKEMSAGNMAA; via the coding sequence ATGAACGCCATAGACCTGTTGAAAGCCGACCATGAACGTGTAAAAGGCATCTTGACCCAATTAAGCGAATCCACCGAGCGTGGTGTCAAAAAACGCGGCGAACTGCTGGCCAAGCTGGAAATGGAGATCACCATTCATACCCGTATCGAAGAAGAGGTTTTGTACCCGGCGTACAAGAAAGCCGGGGGCAAAGAGCAGGACGTGATGTATTACGAGGCCAAGGAAGAACATCGCACCGTGGACTCGCTGGTGCTGCCCGACCTGAAAGTCACCGACCCCTCCACTCCGGAATTCGCCGGTCGGGTGAAAGTGGTCAAGGAACTGCTGGAACACCATATCGAAGAGGAAGAAACGGAAATGTTTCCTCAGGCGAAAAAGCTGCTGGGCAAAGCCACCTTGGAAGAACTGGGGGCGCAAATGGAAACCTTGAAGGCCCAGTACAAGAAAGAAATGAGCGCGGGCAACATGGCGGCTTGA
- a CDS encoding CinA family protein produces MNVSQSVVEYLRQNGLLLTTAESCTAGKIITLLAEVPHSGELIESGYVVYSPEAKQRLLNVSPETIETFNLTSCEVAREMASGALRDSTANVAVATTGILGPEDVDGIPAGTICFAWAFQTAQGQRVFSQQQRFFGTRSEVQLLAAEHALKRLSHFHQRALAGEQDLGASDER; encoded by the coding sequence ATGAACGTCAGCCAATCGGTGGTCGAGTATCTGCGTCAAAACGGCTTGCTGCTGACCACTGCAGAGTCATGTACAGCGGGCAAGATCATCACGCTGCTGGCTGAAGTGCCGCACAGCGGGGAGCTGATCGAAAGCGGGTATGTGGTCTATTCCCCCGAAGCCAAGCAACGATTGCTCAACGTCAGCCCCGAGACCATCGAAACCTTTAACCTGACCAGTTGTGAAGTTGCCCGGGAAATGGCCTCGGGTGCCCTGCGCGACAGCACGGCCAATGTCGCGGTGGCAACCACCGGCATACTCGGGCCGGAAGACGTGGATGGCATTCCAGCCGGCACCATTTGTTTCGCCTGGGCCTTCCAGACCGCGCAGGGACAAAGGGTTTTCAGCCAGCAACAGCGGTTCTTCGGGACGCGTTCCGAGGTCCAGTTGTTGGCCGCCGAGCATGCCTTGAAACGGCTGTCGCACTTCCATCAACGGGCCTTGGCGGGTGAGCAAGACCTGGGAGCATCAGATGAACGATGA
- a CDS encoding SDR family oxidoreductase: protein MNDYPKPPFPKQGQPVPGSQKKMDPYPDCGEQSYKGSGRLEGKIALITGADSGIGRAVAIAFAREGADVVVAYLNEHEDAQETARWVEQAGRQCLLLPGDLAQKAHCQALVDKTVERFGRIDVLVNNAAFQMTHEHFEDIPDDEWVMTFDVNITAIFRICQAALKHMQPGSSIINTSSVNSDMPKPTLLPYATTKGAIANFTAGLAQMLGEKNIRVNCVAPGPIWTPLIVSTMPDEEVQNFGGQTPLGRPGQPVEVAPIYVLLASDEASYITGQRYGITGGKPML from the coding sequence ATGAATGACTATCCAAAACCACCCTTCCCCAAACAAGGCCAGCCTGTCCCCGGTTCCCAGAAGAAAATGGACCCCTACCCGGACTGCGGCGAGCAGAGTTACAAAGGTTCGGGCCGGCTGGAGGGCAAGATCGCCCTGATCACCGGCGCCGACAGCGGCATCGGTCGCGCCGTCGCCATTGCCTTCGCCCGTGAAGGCGCGGATGTCGTGGTGGCCTACCTCAACGAACATGAAGACGCGCAGGAAACCGCGCGCTGGGTCGAGCAGGCCGGCCGGCAATGCCTGCTGCTGCCCGGCGACCTGGCGCAAAAAGCGCACTGCCAGGCCCTGGTGGACAAGACGGTCGAACGCTTCGGCCGGATCGATGTGCTGGTCAACAACGCCGCGTTCCAGATGACCCACGAACACTTCGAAGACATCCCCGACGACGAATGGGTGATGACCTTCGATGTCAACATCACCGCCATTTTCCGCATCTGCCAGGCCGCACTGAAGCATATGCAACCCGGCAGTTCGATCATCAACACCAGTTCGGTCAATTCGGACATGCCCAAACCGACCCTCCTGCCCTACGCCACGACCAAGGGCGCCATCGCCAACTTCACCGCCGGCCTCGCGCAGATGCTGGGCGAGAAGAACATCCGGGTGAACTGCGTAGCACCGGGGCCGATCTGGACGCCGTTGATCGTCTCGACCATGCCCGATGAAGAAGTGCAGAACTTTGGCGGACAGACCCCGCTCGGGCGGCCGGGCCAACCGGTGGAGGTGGCGCCGATCTATGTGCTGTTGGCGTCGGATGAAGCCAGCTACATCACCGGGCAGCGGTACGGCATTACCGGCGGCAAACCGATGCTCTGA
- a CDS encoding IS110 family transposase encodes MAMSVSRSVVGVDVAKAEVVVYQADTDLLLAVSNDKPSLTKWLKTLPANSAIAIEATNIYHLDTVELAHAMGHTVYVIDGFRLSNYRKGVGGRAKTDASDARLLARYLKNEEEELRPWSPPPKVYTKLQSLLRRRATLVQARVSLTQSWNDEPLLKAAFKQQIAAMGRLDLLIQKKLLDVVKEAGLLEQVKRCQAVEGVGFLTATALTMAFQRGDFASGDAYIAFLGMDLRVSDSGQMNGRRKLTKKGDSEIRRLLHNAAMAASRSKTWKPFYERYLERGLKTTQVLVILARKLARVAFALMKNQSEYQPNPVFGASPQT; translated from the coding sequence GTGGCAATGAGTGTCTCGCGTTCTGTAGTCGGAGTGGATGTCGCCAAGGCCGAAGTGGTGGTCTATCAGGCCGACACGGATCTGCTGTTGGCCGTGTCAAACGATAAACCGTCTCTTACAAAGTGGCTGAAAACGTTACCTGCAAACAGCGCCATCGCTATTGAAGCCACCAATATCTATCACCTGGATACGGTTGAGCTGGCTCATGCAATGGGACATACCGTCTATGTCATCGACGGCTTCCGTTTGAGTAATTACCGCAAAGGAGTGGGTGGCCGCGCCAAAACAGATGCCAGCGACGCCCGTTTACTGGCGCGTTACTTGAAGAACGAAGAGGAAGAGCTACGTCCTTGGAGCCCGCCGCCGAAGGTCTATACCAAGCTTCAAAGCCTGCTTCGAAGACGAGCGACATTGGTCCAGGCGCGTGTCAGTTTGACTCAAAGCTGGAACGACGAACCGCTGCTGAAAGCGGCATTCAAACAACAGATCGCTGCCATGGGCCGATTGGATTTACTCATCCAGAAGAAGCTGTTGGACGTCGTAAAAGAGGCGGGTCTGCTCGAGCAAGTCAAACGCTGCCAGGCCGTAGAGGGGGTCGGTTTTCTTACCGCCACCGCACTGACGATGGCATTTCAACGCGGCGACTTCGCCAGTGGTGACGCCTATATCGCGTTTCTTGGAATGGATTTGAGAGTCTCTGATTCGGGGCAGATGAACGGACGTCGAAAGCTGACCAAGAAAGGTGACTCAGAGATACGGCGCCTGCTGCATAACGCGGCGATGGCTGCCAGTCGCTCAAAGACCTGGAAGCCGTTTTACGAACGCTATCTGGAGCGGGGATTAAAGACGACTCAAGTGCTGGTCATCCTGGCTCGCAAGCTGGCACGGGTGGCATTCGCCCTGATGAAGAACCAGAGCGAATATCAGCCAAATCCAGTTTTTGGGGCTTCCCCCCAAACATAG
- a CDS encoding PatB family C-S lyase — protein sequence MTFDFDQVFDRHFTGSTKWSRYPADVLPMWVADMDFAAPPVIIQALQKRLEHPLLGYSVPQDDLREAIVADLWKKYAWRVEPQELIFLPGVESGFNMALHALVQPQQNVVVQTPNYPPLRHAPGHWGLNKVELGFDALPDGTYATPLHALRQSLEGGGALLLSNPHNPLGKVFPREELQAVAHICLEQDAWIISDEIHAELCFDGRVHVPIATLSPDIARRTITLMSASKAYNIAGLKTSFMIIQDKAVRERVNHARCGLVDSVNPLGLEATRIAYSEAGPWLTGLMTYLQGNRDYLVDAVRTRLPGVTMNVPQGTYLAWLDCSALGLDNPQQFFLEQAKVGLSAGLDFGDDGQQFVRLNFGCPRALLEEGIARMERSLINRTR from the coding sequence ATGACTTTCGATTTTGATCAGGTGTTCGACCGCCACTTCACCGGCAGTACCAAATGGAGCCGTTACCCGGCCGACGTATTGCCGATGTGGGTCGCCGACATGGACTTCGCCGCGCCGCCGGTGATCATCCAGGCCCTGCAAAAACGTCTGGAACACCCATTGCTCGGCTACAGCGTGCCTCAGGACGACTTGCGCGAGGCCATCGTTGCCGACCTGTGGAAAAAGTACGCCTGGCGCGTCGAGCCCCAGGAGCTGATCTTCCTGCCGGGCGTGGAGTCGGGCTTCAACATGGCCCTGCACGCACTGGTGCAACCGCAACAGAATGTCGTGGTCCAGACCCCCAACTACCCGCCGCTGCGTCACGCACCGGGGCATTGGGGGCTGAACAAGGTCGAACTGGGTTTCGACGCCCTGCCTGACGGTACCTATGCCACGCCGCTGCACGCTTTGCGCCAGTCCCTGGAAGGCGGCGGCGCCCTGCTGCTGAGCAACCCGCACAACCCGCTGGGCAAAGTGTTCCCGCGGGAAGAACTGCAAGCGGTGGCGCACATCTGCCTGGAACAGGACGCCTGGATCATTTCCGACGAGATCCACGCCGAACTGTGCTTCGACGGACGTGTGCATGTGCCGATCGCCACCCTGAGCCCGGACATCGCCAGGCGCACCATCACGCTGATGTCGGCGAGCAAGGCCTATAACATTGCCGGGCTGAAAACCTCGTTCATGATCATTCAGGACAAAGCCGTGCGTGAGCGGGTCAACCACGCGCGCTGCGGCCTGGTCGACAGCGTCAACCCGCTGGGCCTGGAAGCCACCCGCATCGCCTACAGCGAAGCCGGACCCTGGCTGACCGGTCTCATGACTTATCTGCAAGGCAACCGCGACTACCTGGTCGACGCCGTTCGCACCCGGTTGCCGGGCGTGACCATGAACGTGCCGCAGGGCACGTACCTGGCGTGGCTCGATTGTTCGGCGCTGGGGCTGGACAACCCGCAGCAATTTTTCCTCGAACAAGCCAAGGTCGGGCTCAGCGCCGGCCTGGATTTCGGCGATGACGGTCAACAGTTCGTGCGCCTGAATTTCGGCTGCCCGCGGGCGTTACTGGAGGAAGGTATTGCGCGGATGGAGCGCAGCCTGATCAACCGCACCCGCTAA